The following DNA comes from Gordonia zhaorongruii.
CTTCCCCGCGGAACAGATCGACGAGATTCACGAGCATCAACTGCTCCAGTTTGCCGTTGATGAACGGCAGGAACACCTTCACCTCGGTGGTCTTGCGAATGGTGCAGCCGGACTCGGTCGGGAACAGCTCCTGCTCGCCGTTGAGGGAACCCGGCCCCGCCGGGATCGACGCGGTGTACGTGCCTTCGGTACTCGCCGCATCGAACGCGCCGAGCGTCTCGACGCGCGTGATGATCATGTCCTTCATCATCACGGTCTGCGCGATCGGTGGAAGCATCTCCCTGGTGAGGGTCTGCTTCAAGACCACGCGCATACCCGCGTCGCTGGATTCGAACTCTTCGACGTTCGAGATGGGAGTCAGTTCCCGGAACCCCTCCATGAGGGCATCCCAGTACCTGCGCTGCATCTGCGCCTGGTAGAGCTTTTCCGCCGGGTGCTCGTAGCGGGCGGAATAACTGAGCCGTCTTGCCATGCAGCCCAGGGTAACGGCGAGTTAACCCTGCTGGAAATCGAGTGTTGCGTCGCGCTCTGCATCGAGGAGGATGACGACCTGATCGATCACTGCACTCTCGATCTTGCCGCCGACGAACGGGATCGCCACATCGACCGTGCCCTTGTAGCGGGAGGTGGCCGGATCACCGATGATCGCGATGTCACCCGAGATCGTGGCGGGAGCTCCCGTCACCGACGCCTCCATGCGTCCGGTGATCGATTCGCCCGCCTTGGTGAACACGCACTTTCGCGGAATCTCCAGGTCACCGGGCCGCACCGCGGTGACCGCCTTCGGCAGGTTCGCGGCGTCGACACCCTGCTTGGTGACGACGGTGACCTTGTCGCCCTCCACGGAGAACGACTCCAGGGCACCGTGGTCGCCGTTGGTCTGCTGCAGCAGATCCCGCCAGTACTGTTCGGTCGAGATCATCGACCAGAGGACGTCCACGGAGAACGGGTAGCTGACCGAGTGCTCGAAGTTGCTCGACATGAGGGAGAGGTTACCGTTACCGGCATGAGTCACGCACAGCACTCCAGCGGTGCGGCCGCATCGAATGCGCTCCTGTCGGAATTCACCACGCTACGACTGGGCGGTCCGGCACGAGCCCTCGTCGAATGCACCGACACCGCATCCCTCGTGGAGACTGTCACCGGATTGGACCGGGCCGGTGAACCCGCCCTGCTGATCGGCGGCGGATCGAACCTGGTCGTCGGGGACGATGGATTCGACGGGACCGCCGTCGTCGTGCGCAACACCGGTATCGACATCACCGACGACGCAGAGCAGCCCTACGTGACGGCCGCGGCGGGCACGGACTGGGATGCCCTCGTCGCCGCGACCGTGGACGCCGGGTACGGCGGTCTCGAGTGCCTCTCCGGGATCCCCGGGGCCGCGGGCACCACCCCGGTGCAGAACGTCGGAGCGTACGGGGCCGAGGTCGGAGACCTGCTGCGCGCTGTCGAACTCCTCGACCGGGCCACCGGCGAGACCCGCTGGGTCGGGCCGGCCGATCTGAACCTCGGCTACCGGACGTCCGATCTGAAAGGTCGTGACGATCACGTGGTGCTGACCGTCGAGTTCCGCCTGAATGCGGGTGGCCGGTCCCAGCCGATCGCGTACCGCGAGTTGGCGCGCACGCTCGGCGTCGACGAGGGCGCCAGCGCACCGGCGGCGTCGGTGCGCGAACAGGTCCTCGCCTTGCGCCGCGGCAAGGGCATGGTCCTGGACCCGCCGGATCACGACACGTGGAGCGCGGGTTCGTTCTTCACCAACCCGATCGTGGACGACGACCGGATCGACGAGACCATCGCGACCATCCGCAGCCGGGTGGGACACGACGTGGCGATCCCCCGCTTCCCGGCGGGTGACGGGCTATCGAAGCTGTCCGCAGGATGGCTGATCGAGCGAGCCGGATTCACCCGCGGTTACCCGGACGACGACGCCCCCGCCCGGCTCTCCACCAAGCACACTCTGGCACTGACCAACCGCGGAGCGGCGACCACCGCCGATCTGCTGTCACTGGCGGGACGGGTCCGGGACGGTGTACGCGACGCGTTCGGCGTCGAGCTCCACCCCGAACCCGTGTTCGTCAACTGCTCAATGCCTCGCTGAGGTCGCCCACGACGTCGTCGAGCAGCCGGTTGAAGGCTGCGCCACGCTCGACCGGGACCATGTGCCCGGCTCCGGGGTACTTCGTGTACGAGTGCAGCACGTCGTTGCGCGCCAGCACCCCCGATATCTCGTCGGCATGATCCACACCGGTCAGCCGGTCCTCGGTGCCCACGACGACCGCGGTCGGGACGGTGATCTTCTCGAGGCCGTCCAGCACGTCGAGCCGTGCCATCGCAGCACCCCAGGCGGCTCGGGACTTCGGCGAGCAGGCCGAGATCTGATCGTCGCTGAAATCGATGTGCGCCTGCCTCGCAACCGGACCGAGGGCGATGTAATGGGTGAGCATCGCCGCGAAGGGCGTGCTCGGCAGCGGCACCGGCAGTGATACGAACGCGGTCTCCATCAGCGGTTCGAAAGGTGAGACGAAGACGGGAATGTTCTCCGGAACCAGCTTCTGTCGCTCCACCACACCGCGCGCCGCCGTCGACGCGAGCACGATGCCGGAGATCTTCTCCTCCATGCCCGCACCGAACTGGGCGGCCCACGACATGATCGTCATGCCGCCCATGCTGTGCCCGATCAGTACGGCACGCTTGCCTTCCGGGATCGTCTCCTCGAGCACCGCTTGGAGGTCCTGCCCCAGCGTCTCGACGGACGGGCGCACGAGACCCATCTCGGACAGTCCATGACCGCGCTGGTCGTACGCAACCATCGCGCGATGTCCGGTGAAGTGGTTGAACTGCGGATTCCAGAACGAGGTGTTGCACGTCCAGCCGTGAATGAAGACGAGGATCTCGTCGGCCGACTCCAGGTCGCCCGACGTCGCCACGTGCAGGAGCGTGCCATCCGAGGCCCCGACGACTCCGGACCGCAGTGCCTTCCTGGGCGCCTTCAGCAACGGGTCCGGTCCATCCTGGACCGGCTTCGGGAATCTCATCGCCTCACGCAGCAGGTATCCGGCGATCGTGCCCAGCTCGGCGCCGACCACTCCGGCCGCTGTCGCTCCGGCGATCAGCGCCCACTTGCCCACTGTGCGTGCGGTGCCCTTGGCCATGAAGATGCCTCTCTCGAGAAACTCGGTGTCAGTCGACGGCCGACTCAGTGCCGTCGTGCTGGTCGAAGTACGAGCTCGCCCTGCCCACTGCACGCGAGATCTCATCGTCCAACGCCTTGCTGAATGCCGCTTCAACGATGTCGTGCGCCATCGGCCGCACGGTCTGAATCAAGCCGGCGAGCTGCGCGAACGACTTGTCGCCCATACCCGGCAGATTCTCGTCGAAGTACTTGTCGGTGATCAGCGAGACGAAGTTGTGCGCCACGTCCTCCAGGTCCTGTTCCACGCGGACCCACACATCGAGCAGCACCTCGAGGTCGACGCCGGCTTTGACCAGCGCCTCCGCGCCGGCGAGTGCCTCGGGGTTGCGGACGGCGTAGTGCGCGCCGTCCTTGGTCAGCAGGCCCAGTCGCTGACTGAGGCTGATCGCGCGATCCGACGCGTCGAGGGATTTCTTCAGCTCAGTGAGTGTGATGGTCGCCGCGCGCTTGAAGTTCGCCAGCCTGCTCGACTTCGGGGCGGCGCGAAGAACGTGCTCGACCTTCATCCCGTAATGCGCCGCATGCAGAAGCTCACTGATCGTCGCGAACGTGTAGCCGCGTTCGAGCATTCGGGAGATCAGATTGAGCCGGACGAGGTGCTCGTCCGAGTACCAACCGGTCCGGCCGCGAATGGTCGGCGCCGGGAGGAGCCCGCGGTCCTGGTAGACGCGGATGTTGCGGACGCTGACGCCCGAGACCTGGGCGAGATCGTTGATGCGGTACTCGGTCACCGTGCCACCCCGATCACACTGTCGGGGTCAGTCATCCGAGCTTCCGGAACCAGTGCCGGTTCAGAATCTCGTCCGTCCGAACCCGCACGTCGACGATGTAGATCATCGATGCGATGACTCCGACCAGGAACAGCAGCCAGATGCTCATCACCGAGCCGAACCAGATGAGGAGGACCGACACGGCCAGTACCGCCACCCAGAACGTCTTGGATTGCGCATCCACAGCGGTGAACGCATCGTGCCGGGTGATCCCAGCGTGGACCAGCGCTATCACAGCCGGGATTCCGGCAGCGAACGTCAGAAACCAGAGGATGTAGATCTGGGCATCGAGAACCAGGCCTTGAACAGTCACCCCGCCACCTTACCCATGCGTGTTGTCAACGTCGGCGGCCACGGGTGCCTCGCCGTCGATTTCGGGCTGCATGTTCTCGGGCTGCACGTTCTCCCGGCGGAACGAGTCGTAGATCTCGAGGAGCATCTGCTTCTGCCGCTCACTGATCGAGTCATCGACGAGGAGCGCATCGCGCACCGGGCTGGCGGGCCGCTCCTCCAGGATGCCCGCGCGCACGTACAGGACCTCGGCGGACACGCGGAGCCCCTTGGCGATCTGGGACAGCACGTCGGCAGACGGCTTGCGCAGCCCGCGCTCGATCTGCGACAGATACGGGTTGCTCACACCGGCACGGTCGGCGAGCTGCCGCAAGGACACCTGCGCGGAGAGTCGCTGCGAGCGGATGAAACCGCCGATGTCCTGGGCTGCCGCCGCGACAGCGTCGACCGCCACTTCCGCGGTGCTCTCCTGCGTATCGGGCTGCTGATTCTCGCTGCTCACGTTCTATCTGTCCTCTCGACAGACTCCAGTATCCCCACCAGGTGCTAGCAGATGCAAGCAGTCGTGACCCGACGCACCGGCGGACGCG
Coding sequences within:
- a CDS encoding MerR family transcriptional regulator, giving the protein MTEYRINDLAQVSGVSVRNIRVYQDRGLLPAPTIRGRTGWYSDEHLVRLNLISRMLERGYTFATISELLHAAHYGMKVEHVLRAAPKSSRLANFKRAATITLTELKKSLDASDRAISLSQRLGLLTKDGAHYAVRNPEALAGAEALVKAGVDLEVLLDVWVRVEQDLEDVAHNFVSLITDKYFDENLPGMGDKSFAQLAGLIQTVRPMAHDIVEAAFSKALDDEISRAVGRASSYFDQHDGTESAVD
- a CDS encoding DUF2516 family protein, whose protein sequence is MTVQGLVLDAQIYILWFLTFAAGIPAVIALVHAGITRHDAFTAVDAQSKTFWVAVLAVSVLLIWFGSVMSIWLLFLVGVIASMIYIVDVRVRTDEILNRHWFRKLG
- a CDS encoding DUF2505 domain-containing protein, whose protein sequence is MARRLSYSARYEHPAEKLYQAQMQRRYWDALMEGFRELTPISNVEEFESSDAGMRVVLKQTLTREMLPPIAQTVMMKDMIITRVETLGAFDAASTEGTYTASIPAGPGSLNGEQELFPTESGCTIRKTTEVKVFLPFINGKLEQLMLVNLVDLFRGEGEFTADWVAKNLA
- a CDS encoding UDP-N-acetylmuramate dehydrogenase, which encodes MSHAQHSSGAAASNALLSEFTTLRLGGPARALVECTDTASLVETVTGLDRAGEPALLIGGGSNLVVGDDGFDGTAVVVRNTGIDITDDAEQPYVTAAAGTDWDALVAATVDAGYGGLECLSGIPGAAGTTPVQNVGAYGAEVGDLLRAVELLDRATGETRWVGPADLNLGYRTSDLKGRDDHVVLTVEFRLNAGGRSQPIAYRELARTLGVDEGASAPAASVREQVLALRRGKGMVLDPPDHDTWSAGSFFTNPIVDDDRIDETIATIRSRVGHDVAIPRFPAGDGLSKLSAGWLIERAGFTRGYPDDDAPARLSTKHTLALTNRGAATTADLLSLAGRVRDGVRDAFGVELHPEPVFVNCSMPR
- a CDS encoding DUF2505 domain-containing protein encodes the protein MSSNFEHSVSYPFSVDVLWSMISTEQYWRDLLQQTNGDHGALESFSVEGDKVTVVTKQGVDAANLPKAVTAVRPGDLEIPRKCVFTKAGESITGRMEASVTGAPATISGDIAIIGDPATSRYKGTVDVAIPFVGGKIESAVIDQVVILLDAERDATLDFQQG
- a CDS encoding alpha/beta fold hydrolase; its protein translation is MAKGTARTVGKWALIAGATAAGVVGAELGTIAGYLLREAMRFPKPVQDGPDPLLKAPRKALRSGVVGASDGTLLHVATSGDLESADEILVFIHGWTCNTSFWNPQFNHFTGHRAMVAYDQRGHGLSEMGLVRPSVETLGQDLQAVLEETIPEGKRAVLIGHSMGGMTIMSWAAQFGAGMEEKISGIVLASTAARGVVERQKLVPENIPVFVSPFEPLMETAFVSLPVPLPSTPFAAMLTHYIALGPVARQAHIDFSDDQISACSPKSRAAWGAAMARLDVLDGLEKITVPTAVVVGTEDRLTGVDHADEISGVLARNDVLHSYTKYPGAGHMVPVERGAAFNRLLDDVVGDLSEALSS
- a CDS encoding helix-turn-helix domain-containing protein, with translation MSSENQQPDTQESTAEVAVDAVAAAAQDIGGFIRSQRLSAQVSLRQLADRAGVSNPYLSQIERGLRKPSADVLSQIAKGLRVSAEVLYVRAGILEERPASPVRDALLVDDSISERQKQMLLEIYDSFRRENVQPENMQPEIDGEAPVAADVDNTHG